The genomic interval GGCTTTTTCAAGAGTGTTTGCTTGAGAACCTTTGAGCAAAACTGAAGCAATTTGGGTAATTTTGGGTTCTGATAAAATATTAATAACACATTGTTTTTTAGCAAATCCAGCTGTGTAGGAGCGTTTAATATTATCAATAGCTTTATTCAATGCTTCTTGCTCAAACATTATATTAAACATTGCAAATTCTTCTTGAGGGAGCATATGCTGTAAATCTTCTTTGTAGTTTGGGTTTGCTACAAATCCCTTTTCTTTTAACACATAAAACTTACGCACTAGAGTATCTATGGTATTAAACTGCATAATGCCCTCCCAAAGTGTTTGAGAATCTTAGATTCTAAAATCGGTGGAAACATATTTTTTTCAAATCAAAGAATCTTATCCTAAAACAATAGATGTTTCTGTTTTAGGTATGATTTCACCGATAACATTTGCGTGTATGATACCTGCTTTGTGTAATTCATCAACAAATAATTTTGCTTGATTAAAAGGAAGTGCAAAGAGGAGACCACCAGAAGTTTGTGCATCATAATAAAAAATATCATCTTCAAGTGTGCATTGTATCTGCACTTGAGATTGTAAAGCTTTTTTATTTTCATAAGAGCCACCGGGCACGATACCCATTTGAGAAAATGATTCTGTCTTGTCAAAAAGTGGGATTTGTTTGGTATAAAAAAGTATGCTTTTTTCATTTTGATTTTTTATACCTCCACACATTTCAAAAGCGTGTCCAATAAGCCCAAATCCTGTAATATCTGTGCAAGCGTGAATCTCGTAGTTTTGTGCGATACGCGCAGCATAGAGATTGAGCATAGCCATTGATTGAGTTACTTCAGTTGTTTGGGAGAACATTTGAGCTTTTATAGCAGTGGTAAGAATCCCGCTACCAAGAGGCTTTGTTAATACAAGCATATCGCCGATGTATCCAGTGTGATTGCGCCACAAACGATTCTTGTGTGCTATGCCATTGACAGCTAAGCCATATTTTTGTTCTTTATCTTTAATAGTATGTCCGCCAAGAAGTAATGCGTTAGATTCTGTAATTTTGTTTAACCCACCTTTTAAAATAGCATTTGCTACCGCACTATCAAAATGTGTATTATCCCACATAAGCAAGTTAAGCGCACTCTTGACCTCACCTCCCATTGCAAAAATATCACTTAGAGCATTAGCTGCAGCGATTTGTCCATAAAGATATGGGTCATCAACCACAGGTGTGATAAAATCCACACTTGAAAGCATAGCGTATTCATCATTTGGTGCATAGAGCATTGCACCGCAATCTTCATTGCTTTCAAATCCTGCAATGAGCAAAGAGTTTGGTTTTTGGGTAAGCTGGCTAGAGATTTGTGCGAGGTCTGACAGACCTACTTTAGCTGCTCAACCTGCGCATTGAATATGCTTTGTAAGCTGGTAATCTGCCATATAATTATCCTAAAGTGAAATGAGGCTATCGGCAAGAAGCATATTTTGCACACCTTGAATAGCATTGCCTATCATACCAACCTTGAGTCGTTCTGTAAGCGAAAAATAACTTAAACACGAACCACACGAATAAACTTCAACTCCTTGTTTTTCAAGCTCTTTGAGCACTTCCACAATTTCAGTATTATCCACTTCTTTGTTATCAGTAGTGAGTAAAACCCCACGATTAACAAAAAAAATCTTTTGTGGGAGTATATCGGTTTGAAGAAGAGATTTAATAAAGCCATTAATAAGCATACCTCCAAGTTCCCCTTCACCTACGCGATCATTTTTAATAAGCATCATTTTAGGGATTATTTTGTCCTTATGTGCATTTTGCTTACTTGCTTTACCTTTGAGGATAATCATAAATTGCTCATCGCGTCCAAAACCTACTTCAAACTCAAAACCTTCAGTATTTAAAAAACGCATAAGATTTTCTTTAGAAGAGGGTGAATTGCCAATTATTTCATAGTTATGAAGCTTTAGAGTATGTTCATTAATGCCCAAAAGTGCTTTTTTTGCTTTTAAAACTGGCTCTGGACAGGGTAAATCTCGCACATCAATTTGTATAGTGTTGTTCATTCGTGAATCCTTAAAGTAAGCCTTTATTATAGAATCATCATTAATCAAAGATTCTATCAAATTGGATTTTACAAATCCCTAAAAAATGAAATAATATATTTTTACGAATTAAAGTCCCTTTAAAAGCTTTAGATTCACTTATTGATGCCTTGTTTTTTGAAAATAAATGTAGCAAGCCCTGCCTAGAGGGCGAAGTCTTGCATAAGGTGGAAGTTGAGATAAGTATAGATATTGTTTTTCTTATCATCAATCTTTTTAGGAGCAATTTCAAGATACTCTTGTGCGCTTGGAAGTCTTCCAAGCATTGCACATACACCGCCAAGTTCAGCACTTCCTAGATAAACTTGTGCTCCTTTACCCATACGATTATCAAAATTACGAGTTGAGGTGGAGAATACTACCGCATTATCACGGACACGAGCTTGATTACCCATACACAAGCTACAACCTGGTGCTTCTAATCTTGCTCCTGCTGCACCAAAAAGCGAGAAATATCCTTCTTTGGTAAGCTGTTTTTCGTCCATTTTTGTGGGAGGTGCTATCCAAATTTGCGTCTTGCTCTGTCCTTCATTTTTAACAATTTCTCCAAATGCTCTAAAGTGTCCAATATTTGTCATACAGCTTCCAATAAATACTTCGTCAATGTTTTTTGGACGTTTAGAATCAGCGTGAATCTCACTCAAAGTTGCTACATCATCGGGGTCGTTAGGACAAGCCAAAATTGGCTCTTTAATCTCAGCAAGGTCAATCTCAATAATAGCAGCATATTCAGCATCGCTATCTGGCTCTAAAAGCACAGGGTTTGCAATCCATTCTTTCATCTTATCAGCTCTGCGTTGCAATGTTTTTGCATCTTGATAACCTTGAACAATCATAGATTCTATAAGCTTGATATTTGAGCTTAAGTATTCGATAATGGGTTCTTTATTAAGACGCACACTACACGCAGCTGCGCTTCTTTCGGCACTTGCATCACTAAGCTCAAAGGCTTGCTCTACTTTTAAGTCTCCCAAACCTTCAATTTCAAGAATCCGCCCACTAAAGATATTTTTTTTACCCTTTTTTTCAACGGTTAAAAGCCCTTGTTTAATTGCATAATAAGGAATTGCATTAACTAAATCCCGCAAGGTTATACCCGGATTAAGCTTACCTTTAAATCTCACAAGTACAGATTCTGGCATATCAAGAGGCATAGAACCTGTAACTGCCGCAAAAGCAATTAAGCCACTTCCTGCAGGAAAGCTAATACCAATAGGGAATCTTGTATGAGAATCCCCACCTGTACCAACTGTATCAGGCAAACACATACGATTAAGCCACGAATGAATAACGCCATCTTTTGGTCGTAATGCTACACCGCCGCGTTCAGAGATAAAGTTTGGTAAAGTCGCGTGCAAACTTACATCCGCTGATTTTGGATAAGCTGCGGTATGACAGAAACTTTGAAGCACAAAATCTGCGCCAAAACTTAGTGCGGCGAGTTCTTTAATTTCATCACGTGTCATTGCACCTGTAGTATCTTGGCTACCAACAGTTGTCGTTTTTGGCTCACAATAGCTTCCCGGACGCACACCTTCTACTCCACAAGCGCGTCCTACCATTTTTTGTGCTAGAGTATAGCCTTTTGTGCTTTGAGCAGGCTGTTTGGCTTCCTTGAAGACATCACTTTTACCGAGTTTAAGATATTCTCTTGCTCTAGCACTTAATCCTCTACCAATAATAAGGGGAATTCTACCCCCGGAGCGAATCTCATCAGCCAAAGTTATAGGATTTAACTTGAAAGTTGCTACAATTTTTCCTTCTTTAATAATTTCCCCTTTGAGTGTGTCAATCTCAATAATATCGCCATCTTTAAGCTCGCTCACATCAGCAACAATGGGAAGCGCACCACTATCTTCACAAGTATTAAAGAATATAGGAGCAATGACGCTTCCAATAACGATACCACCACTTTTTTTATTAGGTATAAATGGTATCTCTTTTCCAAAATGCCACATAATAGAGTTACAAGCAGATTTACGGCTACTTCCTGTGCCAACGACATCACCTACATACGCTACAACAGCATTATTTTGAGCTGCTTTTTGTTTTGCAGATTCTATACGTTGCTCAAAATTTTCAATTCGGCTCTTAAGCATAGCCTTAGCGTGCAGAGGAATATCACTTCGTGTGAAAGCATCACCAGCTGGGCTTAAATCGTCCGTATTTGTTTCGCCATCTACTTTAAATACGCATACTTTAATTTTTTCTTTTAAGCCTTCTTTATTTTTAAACCATTCTGCTTCAGCCCAAGAATGGATAATTTCTTGAGCAAGAGGTGTATTAAGTGCAGCGATTTTTTCAAAATTATCATAGATTAAAAGTGTATGTTTGAGAGCATTAGCACAAGCTTTTGCAAGCGCATTGTCATTAAGAGAAAGTCCCTCAATAAGTGGTGCTACATTATAGCCTCCAAGCATCGTGCCTAGATAAGTTACAGCCTCGTTGGGAGTAAATCCCCAATCCTGTTTGTTTTTTAAGAGTATTTCTCCTAAAAATGCTGCCTTTAATTTAGCAGAAGCATCTACGCCCGGACTTACTCTATGTATAAGTAATTCTTTGGCAAATGTTTTTTGCTCAGAGCTTATGCTTGTATCCTTGCACATATCAATTGCACTTTGTGTTTGTGTTGTGTTAAGAGGTAGGGGTGGGATACCCTGTGCATCACGCTCACTTACGTGTGCTTTGTAGTCTTTAATGAATTGTTCAAACTCTTCCCTCATTGTGTTCTCCTTGCTACTTAAAATTTTGTTATAGAAACCAAAACCCTGTATAATGGTTTGCTCTTAAATATTGTATAATAAAAATCCTAAATAAGAAGGAAAGTAAAGTGAAAGTTATCCAAAAGATTACCTCAAAACTTCCCATTTATATATTTTTTATTTTTAAAATTCTTTATATTTATACCTACAATAGTTTTATAACAATGTTTTTGCAAGCACAGGTAAGAGATTGTATATATCATTATACACATATGTGCAAAAAGATACATAAAGTAACAGCTTGTAGAAGATTGCATAAAAAGGCAAAAATAAAATTTCATACAATTTCTTTAGAAGGAAAGTAATGGCTCTTTTGCATACGCATTCAAAGGTTGTTAAACTCATTCGTCATTTTTTTACACCTTTACTTGATAGTCGCTATGATAAGCTTTCGCAACTTCGTTCAAATACTATTTTGGATTCTAAACATTATTATTTTGACTTCACAGCTTCCGGTCTTGCTTATAAGATAATCAACAAACGTATAGAATCTATTTTACCCTATTATGCTAATACACATTCTTATATAGCCTCTAATGCTGCTCTAATGAGCGGACTTTATGCAGAGGCAAAGGAGAGTATTTCCTATTCAATCGGGCTTAATAAAGATTTTATACTCATCGCTGGGGGTAGTGGAGCGAGTTTTAGTATTAAAAAATTTCAAGAGATTATGGGGATTTATGCGCCTCCACGCAGTTTATCACATTTACAACATTTAAATAAAAATCTTTCTTCCACGCCAAAACTTACTTTGCTTCAACAACTTAAAGATTATGATGCACACACGCATACATTAAATTTCCCTCAAATTATTATAAGTGGGTTTGAACATCATTCTAATGAAATAAGTTACCGACAAGGGCTTTGTCATATTCATAAAATTGCTTTTGATATAGAAGGATTACCTGATATAAAGCATTTAGAAGAGATTTTGCAAAAGATAAAAAAAGAAAATAAGCACAGCACGATTATTGCTTCTTTAAGCGCAGCGTCTAATGTTACAGGGATTCTCACACCATTAGAATCTTGTATAGCATTACTTAGACGCTATGGAGCTATTATTGCGCTTGATATGGCAAGCTCATCGGCTTATATGCAAGTAGATTGTGCTGATTTTGATGTGGCATTTCTTGCACCGCATAAGCTTTTGGGTGGTGTAGGCGCGTGTGGAATCTTGGCAATAAGAAAATCTTTACTTGATGCACAGATTCCTCCAAGTTTTGCTGGTGGAGGTGTGATTAAATATGCCAATGATACGACACATTGCTTCATTGATGATATAGCTTTGCGTGAAGAAGCGGGTACTCCACCTATTTTAGGCTTACTCTATGCAGCATTAGCCTATCAATTACGCAATGAAATAGGGTTAGAATGGATTAAACGAAGAGAGAATATTCTCACTCAAGCCTTTTTATATGAATTACAAAAAATCCCAGCTGTAAGTATTTATGGAGATTTATCAAAAGAAAGATTAGGTATAGTGAGCTTTAATATTGGTTCAATTTCACCACTTGATTTATGTGCGCTTTTGAGTAAAAAATTTGGCATACAAACTCGTGCAGGGTGTAGTTGTGCGGGTCCTTATGGACATTATCTTATACCTGATGGTAGCTATGAGAAAAAGCCAATGTGGCTACGAGTAAGTATCCATTATACCCACACGATAAAGGATATAGAATATCTCATTGATGCAATTAAGACTTGTGTGAAAATATTAAGAGGCTCATTTTAGATTCTATAAGTTAAGCCTTTTTTTGGCTTTCCCTACTTCTCAAGTAGTGCATATAAAAGAATGGCTATAAACCCAAAGCCTACAGGCTTTGGAGTAAAAGGCTATTAAGTTCTGTATTAAAGTCTTTAGCATTTTTTAATGTGCTACCTTCAAGAATGAGGGCAGCCCCAAAAAGTAACAAAGCACTTTGTTTGATTTTATCCTCTTGTGCGGTTTTAAGTTTTTCAAAAAGAGGGTGTGTGATATTAAGTTGAAGTATAGGTTTAGTTTCTGGCACTTTTTGCCCCATTTGTGCCATAAGATTTGCCATCATAGGATTATTATCTTCTTTAATAAGTGTAAGTGGTGCATCACCAAGACTTGAAAGCTTCACTTCAGCAATTTGCTCTCCTAGTGCGTCTTTAAAGCCTTTGATAAGAGGCTCATAAGCATTTTGTGTTGCTTCATCAATAGATTCTTCTCCTAATTCTGCAAGAGCTTCTTTGGAATTAATACTCTTAAGCGGCACTTTATCATATTCACCTACCATTGGCATTACTATTGCATCAATTTCATCACTTAAAAGTAGCACATCAAAGCCTTTTTGTGCAAATTTTTCAAGTAAAGGAGCATTTTTAAGTGCGTCTTTATTTTCACCAAGCATATAATAAATACTTTTTTGCTCATTTCCCATAGACTCTTTATACGCTTTGAGCGAAATATATTCTGATTTAAAGCTATCAAATCTCAATAATTCTAGAATCTTTTCTTTATTTTCATAATCTCCATACAATCCCTCTTTAAGCACTTTGCCAAATTGTTCATAAAAGGTCTTATAATCTGCCTCATTTTTTGCAATATTGGTAATTTCACTTAAGATTTTCTTTGTTGAAGCAGATTTGATATTGGCGAGAATTTTATTTTGTTGGAGGATTTCACGGCTGACATTAAGTGGTAAATCTTCACTATCAATGACACCTCGCACAAATCGCAAATATGGAGGCAAAAGCTCTTTATCATCATCGGTAATAAATACACGTTTTACATAGAGTTTCACACCTGATTGATAATCCACGCGGAAAAGGTCAAATGGGGCTTTTTGTGGGATATAAAAAAGCGTAGTGTATTCTAAATTACCCTCAACTTTGGTATGAATCCACCGCATAGGCTCATTATTATCGTGAGAGAGTGTGGCGTAAAATTCCTTATAATCTGTGTCCTTTAGCTCTGCTTTAGGGATTTTCCACAGAGCTTTAGCAGTATTGATTTGAGATTGCTTATTTTCTTTTATTTCCTTTTTATTTTCACCTTCACCTTCAAATTTTGATTCCACAAATGCAAGATAAATAGGAAAAGCAATGTGTTCAGAATATTTATGAATAATGCCTTCAATTTCCCATCGTGAAGCAAAATGAGCATCTTCTTCTCGTAGATAAAGCGTGATTTGTGTCCCTTGAGATTCTTTAACACATTCGCCAATCTCATACTCACCTTTGCCTTCACTCACCCAAGCATAGGCTTTTTCCTCTCCTGCTTTTTTGCTTTGCACTACAACACGATGAGCGACCATAAAGGCTGAATAAAAACCCACACCAAATTGCCCAATAAGTGCAGAATCTTTCTTTTTATCTCCGCTTAATTGTGAAAGAAAGCTTTTTGTGCCAGATTTGGCAATAATACCCAGATGTTCTTTCATATCATTTTCATTCATACCTATACCATTGTCTTCTATGGTAATGGTTTTTTTCTCTTCATCAAAAGAAATATCAATGCGTGGCTCAAAAGAAAGAGTTTTAAGATTCTCTTGTGTGAGCGTGAGATATGAGAGCTTATCAAGTGCGTCAGATGCGTTACTGATAAGCTCTCGTAAAAAAATTTCTTTATGAGAATACAAAGAATGTATCATTAAATCTAAAAGCTGCGTGATTTCGGTTTGAAATTGATGTTTTGTTGCCATAATGTCTCCTAACATATAAATTAAAAAAGCAATCATAACAAAAAAAGATTAAAAATTTATAAAGTTGATATAAGTAGAATAAACTTTAATGAGTGTATATATATAAAAAAAATTATGATTTTATCTGTAATATTCTGCTTATATAGTTTAATATAGTATTATTTTATAAAATGAGTTTAAGAAAATAATATTAATGTTATTTTGCTATAAAGGCATATTATTAATGAAGTTATTTGAAAAAGTTTATATAGAGCTAAGTGATTATTGCGCTCTCTCTTGTGGATTCTGCCCAAGCCATACGCTCTCTAAAAGGCGTGGCACAATGGATTTAAAACTTTTTGAATCTATATGCGCGCAGATTCAAGGCAAAACACGAAGAGTGCATTTGCATTTGTTAGGCGATCCTTTAAGCGTGCAACATTTTGAAATGTATGTAAAAATACTTAGAAAGTATCATTTAAAAGTAGATTTGGTAACTACAGGATTATTTTTACGCAAAAAGCATTTTGAATTACTTTTAAATGAACCATTTGTGCAAGTTTCATTTTCTCTAAGTGCATTTTTAGCAAATCCTCATCAATTCA from Helicobacter hepaticus ATCC 51449 carries:
- the selD gene encoding selenide, water dikinase SelD, with protein sequence MSDLAQISSQLTQKPNSLLIAGFESNEDCGAMLYAPNDEYAMLSSVDFITPVVDDPYLYGQIAAANALSDIFAMGGEVKSALNLLMWDNTHFDSAVANAILKGGLNKITESNALLLGGHTIKDKEQKYGLAVNGIAHKNRLWRNHTGYIGDMLVLTKPLGSGILTTAIKAQMFSQTTEVTQSMAMLNLYAARIAQNYEIHACTDITGFGLIGHAFEMCGGIKNQNEKSILFYTKQIPLFDKTESFSQMGIVPGGSYENKKALQSQVQIQCTLEDDIFYYDAQTSGGLLFALPFNQAKLFVDELHKAGIIHANVIGEIIPKTETSIVLG
- the yedF gene encoding sulfurtransferase-like selenium metabolism protein YedF, which translates into the protein MNNTIQIDVRDLPCPEPVLKAKKALLGINEHTLKLHNYEIIGNSPSSKENLMRFLNTEGFEFEVGFGRDEQFMIILKGKASKQNAHKDKIIPKMMLIKNDRVGEGELGGMLINGFIKSLLQTDILPQKIFFVNRGVLLTTDNKEVDNTEIVEVLKELEKQGVEVYSCGSCLSYFSLTERLKVGMIGNAIQGVQNMLLADSLISL
- the acnB gene encoding bifunctional aconitate hydratase 2/2-methylisocitrate dehydratase produces the protein MREEFEQFIKDYKAHVSERDAQGIPPLPLNTTQTQSAIDMCKDTSISSEQKTFAKELLIHRVSPGVDASAKLKAAFLGEILLKNKQDWGFTPNEAVTYLGTMLGGYNVAPLIEGLSLNDNALAKACANALKHTLLIYDNFEKIAALNTPLAQEIIHSWAEAEWFKNKEGLKEKIKVCVFKVDGETNTDDLSPAGDAFTRSDIPLHAKAMLKSRIENFEQRIESAKQKAAQNNAVVAYVGDVVGTGSSRKSACNSIMWHFGKEIPFIPNKKSGGIVIGSVIAPIFFNTCEDSGALPIVADVSELKDGDIIEIDTLKGEIIKEGKIVATFKLNPITLADEIRSGGRIPLIIGRGLSARAREYLKLGKSDVFKEAKQPAQSTKGYTLAQKMVGRACGVEGVRPGSYCEPKTTTVGSQDTTGAMTRDEIKELAALSFGADFVLQSFCHTAAYPKSADVSLHATLPNFISERGGVALRPKDGVIHSWLNRMCLPDTVGTGGDSHTRFPIGISFPAGSGLIAFAAVTGSMPLDMPESVLVRFKGKLNPGITLRDLVNAIPYYAIKQGLLTVEKKGKKNIFSGRILEIEGLGDLKVEQAFELSDASAERSAAACSVRLNKEPIIEYLSSNIKLIESMIVQGYQDAKTLQRRADKMKEWIANPVLLEPDSDAEYAAIIEIDLAEIKEPILACPNDPDDVATLSEIHADSKRPKNIDEVFIGSCMTNIGHFRAFGEIVKNEGQSKTQIWIAPPTKMDEKQLTKEGYFSLFGAAGARLEAPGCSLCMGNQARVRDNAVVFSTSTRNFDNRMGKGAQVYLGSAELGGVCAMLGRLPSAQEYLEIAPKKIDDKKNNIYTYLNFHLMQDFAL
- a CDS encoding aminotransferase class V-fold PLP-dependent enzyme, with translation MALLHTHSKVVKLIRHFFTPLLDSRYDKLSQLRSNTILDSKHYYFDFTASGLAYKIINKRIESILPYYANTHSYIASNAALMSGLYAEAKESISYSIGLNKDFILIAGGSGASFSIKKFQEIMGIYAPPRSLSHLQHLNKNLSSTPKLTLLQQLKDYDAHTHTLNFPQIIISGFEHHSNEISYRQGLCHIHKIAFDIEGLPDIKHLEEILQKIKKENKHSTIIASLSAASNVTGILTPLESCIALLRRYGAIIALDMASSSAYMQVDCADFDVAFLAPHKLLGGVGACGILAIRKSLLDAQIPPSFAGGGVIKYANDTTHCFIDDIALREEAGTPPILGLLYAALAYQLRNEIGLEWIKRRENILTQAFLYELQKIPAVSIYGDLSKERLGIVSFNIGSISPLDLCALLSKKFGIQTRAGCSCAGPYGHYLIPDGSYEKKPMWLRVSIHYTHTIKDIEYLIDAIKTCVKILRGSF
- the htpG gene encoding molecular chaperone HtpG; amino-acid sequence: MMATKHQFQTEITQLLDLMIHSLYSHKEIFLRELISNASDALDKLSYLTLTQENLKTLSFEPRIDISFDEEKKTITIEDNGIGMNENDMKEHLGIIAKSGTKSFLSQLSGDKKKDSALIGQFGVGFYSAFMVAHRVVVQSKKAGEEKAYAWVSEGKGEYEIGECVKESQGTQITLYLREEDAHFASRWEIEGIIHKYSEHIAFPIYLAFVESKFEGEGENKKEIKENKQSQINTAKALWKIPKAELKDTDYKEFYATLSHDNNEPMRWIHTKVEGNLEYTTLFYIPQKAPFDLFRVDYQSGVKLYVKRVFITDDDKELLPPYLRFVRGVIDSEDLPLNVSREILQQNKILANIKSASTKKILSEITNIAKNEADYKTFYEQFGKVLKEGLYGDYENKEKILELLRFDSFKSEYISLKAYKESMGNEQKSIYYMLGENKDALKNAPLLEKFAQKGFDVLLLSDEIDAIVMPMVGEYDKVPLKSINSKEALAELGEESIDEATQNAYEPLIKGFKDALGEQIAEVKLSSLGDAPLTLIKEDNNPMMANLMAQMGQKVPETKPILQLNITHPLFEKLKTAQEDKIKQSALLLFGAALILEGSTLKNAKDFNTELNSLLLQSL